The Lacerta agilis isolate rLacAgi1 chromosome 14, rLacAgi1.pri, whole genome shotgun sequence sequence TAGGACTTTGGCAGTCTTGATTATTGTGACGGAGTCTATTAGTGTGATTTTCTCTGACAACACTGATGGTGACCAGGGGCTCATTTTTGAAGGCTCTGATATTTGAGATTTGGAGAGAGATAGTGCATTACTAAATAATAAATTgatgaaatttatataccgcccttcatctgagaatCATAGGGTACCTTAgaatataaaataagaaaatacataacataataacaaacggAACAATGCCGtatgcccccctgcccccagtttaaaaagccattgattatttaattagccaaaggcctgggagaagaggaatcttTTCAcctagcacctaaagatatgtaatgaagatgccaggtgaGTAGGAAAGATAAGTGAATTGGCTCTGGTTGTATatatcagaggtggggaacctacagcccttcaggtgttgctaCTCCCCTCTTCCCTGATGCTTTTCCATGCTGagttggaatgatgggagttggagtacaacctgatctggaggtccacagattcTGCAACTCTGGCATATATAAACCAAATAGACATTACAGAGACCACAAGTTTCCAGTACTCTCTCTTTGGAAACCTGAAAGTTTGAAAGATTTATTGTTGTATAACAAAGGAAGAAGTTTTTGAATACTGGAAGAGGAAATCAatgttcctttttctccttccagaAAGAAAACTGTAAAGTGAACTACGTATGGTGTATAACTTCATTGTGAACCTACCAACCCCAACTCAAAGCCATGATATTATGTTGGTGCTCGCACAGACCAATCTCCCATTCCACCTCCCAGTTACACCCTCAGTATTCCAGACATCTTAGACAACTGAGCATAGGTCCTTGTTGGGTTAATATTTAAACCTTCCCCCATTTTAATTTAGACACTAATACATGTGTGCCTATATGGTAGCTCGTAGAAGTATGAAAGCATTAGCTTCTGTTTACTGTGACCTTATTTTGAAACTGATAGGCATGGGGACACCAGTATTTGGTATAAGAAAAACACAATTGTTCCTAATATTTTCTAATATGTGATGCTATCACATAATATTCATAGATATTTTTACAGGGTGTGTGAACAAAAGAATGTGTTAAGTACCTGTATCCCAGATGAAGGAGGAAGTGGAAGTTTACGGCAGGTCCAATTTCTATTATTTGTTGCTCCTGGAAGAAAGCTGTACCTTTTCCATTATTTTCCAATATTCATGATATTTGGCCTACATTTTCTTAGTTCCTTGTGTAATTTCTTTATCTGATGGTTTAACATTTCTCATTTCATCAGCAAGAGGAGGTCTCTCCTTGACTGTTATTTATTGTTGGGGAAAATAGGTGGCCTTGCAATAATTTATTATCAATGGTTGCAGAGAGATTGCCAATTATTAGTTATGAACTCCAGTGAGAGTTCAGGCAAACAAAATGAACTTAGACTGAAATATCATGGGGATGTTGCATTATTAAAGGAAACCCCTGAAGATGGTCCTTTGGACCAATTCACATAATGTGGGTACACTACTTCATTTCTCACCATTTCATTGGGGATTCCCAGCTGAATTGGTACACTAATTTCATTCTGAAACACTCTGTTTCAGTGGGATTCTGCCGGGTTCTATAATGACCCCACCAGCGTATTTTGAGTATAGGCATTTACTTAAAAAGTTTAAGGTTGGAAGATTTTCAACTTCTCTGCCATTTTGTTCAAACTACATGGGTATTACGAAGGAAAAAAAAGTGaagatagaaaaagaaagaaagaaatggattgAAATTGAAAATCAAATTTTGTACAGGGAAAGGAATAGGAATTTGTATATTGGACATCCTGCAAactagggatagggaacctgtggctaccagatgttgatggacttcaATTCAGAGCTGCCCCATCAGCATGGTTAATGGTCatagattatgggagttgtagtccaacaacacaaaGAAAACCACAGGTTCTTTATCCTTCCTGTATACCACCATTGATAGAGATATTTATACTGTGGCATTGTACTATTTTTTCTGTTTGCTATACATCAGTACAAGAAGTGCTACCGAGGACATTGTATAaccacacaattaaaaaaatcactcataatttttattttttgtatgcaTTCAGTTTTATTTATAATCATGGAGACGACCGCCAATTCTGATTCTACTAAggaaggcttcctcaacctcggccctccagatgtttttggcgtACAACTCtgataatccctagctagcaggaactgtggtcagggatgatgggaattgtagtctcattacatctggagggctgaggttgaggaagcttgtaCTAAGGTCACATACCAGCATGCACTCTTGTAAATGTGTATATTCTCAATCTCCACATACAAACCTCACTGAAAATGTGCATATGCCCATGCCCTACTGCCAAGCTCTGGATACTCCTAGTCCTGAAGTTTGTTCTCCTGATATTACTGCCTGTTCACTTGCCATCTCTGAGTGAGTAGTGAGAGAGCATGGAGAAGGACAGTAACCTTCACAAGCATTAACCCCTCTCTCTTTAAAAGTTGTGATGCCTGTTGGTGCCAGAGGAAGAAGCAATCCAATGGGTAGTGAAAACAGTGACATGGGAAGAGATTGAATTTTTGGAAGGAACCATAGTAGGAACTTCTTACTCATATAGCCTGGAAGCCGTGTTGGTTAGCCAAAGGCTTTGGATAACTATTTAGCTGAATAATTCCCATTGGACCCTTAATTCACAAAATGGCCTTCAAAATCTTCCCAGTGGCCTTACTGAAAGATTCCTTCACATCCTTGTTTCTCAGGCTATATACAAGGGGGTTTATCAAAGGGGGAAGGACTGTATACAACAGAGAAAATACCTTGCTAAGCTCTCTCATTGCTTCAGTTTTTGGTGTCACATATACAATGATTAATGCCCCATAGAACAGGGAAACAACAATCACATGAGAAGAACAGGTGGAAAAGGCCTTCTGCTTCCCAGTGGtggatgggatttttaaaatggcagcaaTAATATATATGTAGGAGATCAGGGTCCAAATAAAAGGAGGAAAACTGAAAACGAAAGCAAGGATTAGAATGAAATATTTCACAAGGCTGGTGTCACTGCATGAGATTTTAACCAATGAAAGAGATTCACAAAAGAAATGATCAATCTCATTGGAACCACAGTACCGTAGTTGCCACATCAAAACCAAGCATATGGAGACCAACACAATGCTGTTCATCCAAGAGCAACTGGCCAGCTGGATACAGAGCCTACAATTCATAAGAGTTGCATAATAGAGGGGTTTGCATATGGCTAAGAAACGGTCATAAGACATTACAGAGAGCAGATAGCATTCTGTGCCAACCaggaaagaaacaacaaaaaattgtATGTGACATCCTTTAACAGAGATGGTTTTGTCTCCTGTCAGAAGACTGGTCAGCATCCTGGGCAGGGTGGTTGAGCTGTAGGCTGCTTCCAAAAAAGACAAATTCcccaggaagaagtacatgggtgtgTGCAAGTGATGGTCAGTCACTATGAGAAAGACCATGACGATATTGAAAACAATTGTCAAAATGTAGATCACCAGAAACACAAGGAACAGGAAGATGTGCAGATGAGGGAGATCACCAAACCCCAGAAGGATGAACTCTGTGATTTCACTCAGGTTTCTCTGCATTGTGGTTGTCATCAAATGCTACATTCTGAAAGATAATTGGAAAGTGATATGAAAGTGATAGCCATTATACAATAGTTAAGTACCACTGAGTGAAGTAATGGAAGggagaaagattccatcaaccAAGTCTCTGAAAAAAATACACATCACCTGGGatgacaggtgaactaatgccagtgttctggaagaagcaatgatcaccagtgttgaagtaatgattcttcaacatcaactttgttggactggtcatgttgtgggaatgcctgattatcgtttttcaaagcaactactcagtttgaaagactctctcagggcattttttttaaaaaaatgtagtataaacattgacaactgagaaacactgacCTGCGAGCACTCCgattggagaacaacctttaccaaagatgtcatgtgttctgacacaaaataaaaaataaaaaaaattccttccagtagcaccttagagaccaactaagtttgttcttggtatgagctttcgtgtgtatgcacacttcttcagatacacacttcttcagtgttttgaagaaattcaaactcaggacgaaagggagaaacacgctaagaggaaggtacaattggcaaactctcaccattatcaactcccacccggaaacctatgtccccactgtggaaggatgtgtggatacagaattggcctccacaatcacttctgtactcacttttaaaaccatgtgtATGAAAGATGATCtcactcagctacaagtgatcgccaaataaGAACACGGAAGGGAGACCAATATAACCTAGTTGATTGTTAAAAAAGGCCGCATGCTTCACTGAGGGAACACAAGTAACACTGGTGCCTGACCAGTAAATGGGACACAGCATCACAAGTATCCTCTCATTATATCATAATGtgtttttcaatttattttttacttttatcTGATTGACTGCACTTTCGACAAGAAGGCAGCATGCTGAATTTAGTAGGGGTACTCAGTGGTAAGATAGAGAAACTAGAGGCTAGCAGGCAGATTGATagaatctttttttaattttgagGCAATGTTTTGCACAATTGAACAATGGAGCAAAAATACATGCAATCTAGGAATGTTGGAGTATCTTCCTAATCCACATTTCCTGAACTAATACATCCTTTGGATTTCATATTTCTCTGAATTGTACAATATCATTTTCAGCTAtgaaaataaaatcataaaaatattTGAAGGCATTACAATTGTTATTTTGagacaacatatatttaaaaatgcatacattgtgatatgtatttaaatatatttagatTTTAATGTAAAAGAGGATGGGAACTATGaaggaatacacacacatatcagaaataaaataatgttgcAAAGTGTTATTCCTAATGAGTTCAACTTTGAAAATAAGACCATACCATTAGGAACTCCAAAGTCCTAAGTGAGAATCAGTTGAGAAAAAATATCACAAGTATCATTAACTTAAATATAATTTGGCGGTGTTATAAATTTGGCTGCCTTGATGTTTGATATTGTTTTCATCTGGAATATTTAATAGAGAcattacagtgtggtgtagtggttaagagtggtggactcgtaatctggggaaccgggttcgcgtctcccctcctccacatgcagctgctgggtgaccttgggccagtcacacttctctgaagtctctcagccccactcacctcacagagtgtttgttgtgggggaggaagggaaaggagaatgttagccgctttgagactccttcgggcagtgaaaagcgggatatcaaatccaaactcttcttctacacaGTCTTAATACACCAGTCAATTTGGGGGATATAGTGATTTATACatggtgagtcctttaaaagaggccccatggatacagagtacacatattccacagggcctcttttaaaagactcaccctgtatattgaGCAATGGCAGATAAGAACTGAGATGGAATATGCATCTTCTATCTTGGTAGGAGTAAGGAGATTGGGAGACTTGAGTTCTGTGCTGGCTGATGGATTAGTTTTTCTACTTGGAAACCTATTGTATAGTTTTTCTACTTGGAAAcctactgttgttgctgttttggatGTTTTGTTTGTATATATACAACTAAACAGAAGCTGCACTTGACCATGAACTGGTTCCAGATTAacatattgatttcagtgggacctaaGAGCCAACCCCAGAAGTCTTCAGTGGTCTCTCAACCAAAGAAAACAGACAACATTCAGTGTGGCAACATACTTCTGAATAAAGTGAGGAATTGACAACCACACATTAATTACAAAGCTTTAGTTCCTGCAGATAATTAGCACTGAATACAAATACCTTTATCATGAAAGGATAAGGAACTGAAATTTGTATTGAGTGAGATGCTGTTCTTAGGAGCAAGTTGGAGagtctgttttcttcttttctcatcTTCACAGAGATGATTGGAAGTTTATTTCTCCAtagctgctttatttattttagcatccCATGACATGCTTTCTCATCACAGGATTTATCAGAAAGAGGATGTCTCTAGCTGGTTGTTATATATTATTAGAAATCAAAGGTAAACATATTGAGAGATAGGGACTAATTGTCAGAGAGGGAACATTTTAGCATCCCATGACATGCTTTCTCATCACAGGATTTATCAGAAAGAGGATGTCTCTAGCTGGTTGTTATATATTATTAGAAATCAAAGGTAAACATATTGAGAGATAGGGACTAATTGTCAGAGAGGGAACATTAGCTTGAAATGTAGACCAAATTCACATGGGGATCTTGCATCCCTAGTCACAGCTGTGGGGCACTTTGGGTATTTCCTTTCTTAGAAATGTTCTTTAATGAATATTCAGATTTTATTAAGGGAATCAAAGCCCTAGCTCTTTTACTTGTGCAGTTATAAGAAAAGCATGCATACAATATGCTGTTGATTTGGACACTTAAAAAGTAAGACTATTTGAGTGGAATTGATGTTACTTTATTTGTGTGAGTTGGCCTTGGGTGGcatgtatttttctttctgcttACCTTTTCTCCACTGCTCTGCCTGCTCCTTTTTACCTTCAAAAATCATCTTTCTGCACTGATTTCTTTAAATGTGATATCTATATCTTTATATCTtcacaaaataggaaattctttccagtagcaccttagagaccaactgagtttgttcttggtatgagctttcgtgtgcatgcacacttcttaaagatatctgaagaagtgtgcatgcacacgaaagctcataccaagaacaaactcagttggtctctaaggtgctactggaaagaatttcctattttgtttcgactatggcagaccaacacggctacccacctgtaactttatatCTTCACACACACAAGCCCATGTGAAGGGTGTATTATACTGTATTATCATTTGTTTGCAAGTGGCAAAGATCACCTAAAATTCCTGGGTTTCAGGTTCTCCCCATAATTTCTAAAATTTGTGAATGTGGAATTTGAAATCAAGCCAACTCAGTTGTCTTTCCTgctcatctggcaccttcattacatatctttaggtgcttAGACTGAaatagaaaaagggaaaaaaatgaaagaaaattggATTGAAATTGTCACCAATTCTGAGCAGCCTCATCAGCATGGTTAATGGTCATGGATagtaggagttggagtccaacaacaccaagAAAACCACAGGTTCTTTATCCTTGCTGTATACCACCCTTGATTTAGATATTTATAATGTGGCATCTTACTATTATTTCTGTTTGCCATACATCAATACAAGAAGTGGTACAGAGGACATTGTAAACCacgcaattaaaaaaaaatcactcataatttttttattttttgcatgcattCAGTTTTATTTATAAACATAAAGGAGACCGCCAATCCCGATTCACAAATTGCCCTTCCTAAACTTTTGTAGTAGCCTTTTCAGGGCTTCCTTTACATCCTTGTTTCTCAAACTATATATAAGAGGGTTAGCTATGGGGGGAAGGACTGTGTAGAGAACagaaacaattttattgaaatatctCATGGTTTTAGTTTGGGGTATCAGATATACAATGATCAGTGCCCCATAGAAAATAGAGACGACAATCAGGTGAGAAGAACAGGTGGAAAAGGCCTTTTGTCTCCCAGTGGTTGATGGGATTCTGAGGATGGTAACAATAATATAGATATAAGAAGCCAAAGTCAAAAGAAAAGGGGGTAAAGTGAATACAAAAGAGAATACTACAGAGACGTGTTTCACAAGGTTGATGTGACTGCAGGAAAGCTTTAATAATGGGAGAGAATCACAATAGAAATGATCAATTTCATTAGGACCACAGAACTGTATTTTTAAGAACATACCCAAAAATATAGAAGTAAACACAATGCTATTGAACCAGGAGCCAGCAGCTAACAGAATACAGAGTTTCCTGCTCATTACATTTTCATAATGTAAAGGCTTGCATATAGCTAAATATCTATCATATGACATTACAGAGAGGAGATAGCATTCTGTGCTAACCAGGAAAGCAAAGAAGTACATCTGCGTAATGCATCCTCTCATGGATAtagttttctctcccttttggagGCTCACCAAAACCCTGGGTAGGATGGTTGAGCTGTAGAAAGTCTCTAAGCAGGACAAATTTCctaggaagaagtacatgggggtgTGCAGGTGCTGATCAGTCACTATCAGAAGAATGGTGAGGATGTTGGCAGCCATGGTCAAAATGTATAACACCAGAAAAACTAGGAACAAGAAAATCTTCAGGTGATGGAGTTCTCCAAATCCCAAAAGGACAAACTCTGTAATTTCACTTAGATTTCTCTGCATTGTGATCACTATGTTAAATATACCTAGTGAAGTTTTTTCAGGTCCTGAAAAAATGTTTGAACATGAGAGACATAAGTGATTTTATATATGGTTGTATTTCAGAAGCATTAATCATGGTTTTATTACATAGAGTGGGATATACATGCAATGAAATTCTTATTCAATCTGGAACTTTTCTATCAGAGCACTTGACTGACAATGTTTTTCTGTTTATCTATGTAGTACAATTTCTCATCTAACACaggcactggttgccaatttgctactcaGTCTTACACCGCTTGGGACCCAGTTTTTTGAGAGTGCCCTTTCACATTTGAACATGTCCATTCTTTAAGATCTTCAGAGGAGCCCCTTCTGGTGGCAATACAACCAGCCTTGGTGCATCTGGCATCAACCAGGAAAAAGGTGTTCTTGCTATTAGCACCTACATTATGTAGCAGAATTTCCTTGGAGATCTGGAAGGCATCCTCAGGGATGTGTTTCCACCAGTAGTTTAAGATATTATTGTTCGCCCAACCAGTTGCAAAACCATGATCCCTAGCTCATTCACTTTGTTCTATTTATTATTGGTCTGTTGTATGAGGTGTAGATCTTTATGTAGTTATGTAgttcggacacaactgaacgactgaacaacaacaaagtttggttgttttaaattgctgcacACTGATTTCATATATTTTGTGAACACAAGTATATAAATATCTCAGTAAATATCTAAAATATGATGGATGAAgaccactgactggcagtgttattggtgatatccaactaaatcATAGCTTATAGGATTCATcaaaattaatggatctaagttacttaaatcaatttatttcaatgggtttcctgtcagtataataaaaacaaataccgAACCTATGTAAATCTAACCCCCACTTTTTACTATAGTCCTTCATTCCTTGTTGTAGAAACTGAGTTCAGTTAAAgactgaaatgtttaaaataagtgAACTATGCTTTCAGACACAGAAACTGCTTACATTTTAATTCTGATTATTAGTGGCCAGTGGATCACAGGATGCAAAGAgaacaaaataagacactacTTTCTCAAAGTGTAGTTtgctattttcaaaataaaaccagCCAACTTAGAAGTGGTGATCAAAAATCATCTTAGATTAGGACCAAACCAATCTGTGAAAGGATCACCATATGGCTGTATATAGCTCTGTTTTCCAACCTCCTCACTTCAATGTATGTCTGCAGATGCCATGATGGGACTACCGGTATTTCAGTGATCAGAGTTTTAAGTGCCTCACTGTATTACCATTTAATCTTCTGTCCTGCCTAGTGCAGCTTACTCAAATTCTTATTTGCATGCATGGACaaactattatttttaattggcatATAGAAGATACTGTTGCCACATAGATTTAAGCCACATAGATTCAATCTAAGCAGAAACACATTTAAATCTGCTGAGCCACACAGgatgtttaaatattttttctggaATGAAATGGCTCATTCACAAAGTTTTTGAAAGGTAACTGATGAGGCCATATACATAGCAGATATATTTTGCATAGGGTGCATGAACAAGACAGTGTTCTAAATACCTCTATTATGGGTAAATGATAAGATGAAGGATTCCTTGGTCCAAGAAACAAAACGTGCAGTATATCTCCCATGCTCATCTTCATAGGCATGGAAACATTTCTTGAATGGATGTGTTCCTGCTTTCTTTTACATCTCATGCCATATATGAAAAAGAGCTTGCTTTTTATTGGTTatttaagctaaaaaaaaaaaaacaacaactagtggCATCTCAGGAGATATTGATTAATTGTTGAGGAGTGTCAGGGACATCCCTTCCCAGAGCGATAGTGAAGACTCCggagaggaagggaggcaggCTGGGGGAAGCAGAGGCTTGATTCCTTCCCATACTGAAAGTGATGCAAGCCCCTCCTCCCATTCTGTAATGCCAGTTGTAAATTCCCAAGACAGTGTAGGGCAGACAGAGGCTGTTCAGAGGAACTGCAGCTTCTAGACATGGCTCAAGAGAGGGAGGGGCAGACTGTCTCCACGGACAAGGTGAAGGAGAAGAGTCCAGGCGCACATCAGTCAAACAGGAGGAGGGGCGGCTGGTGGAGGATATCCTGTTGGTGAAGAACCCGCCCTTTAGTGAGTCCAACGTCCTCATCAGAAGATGATTGAGCTGTGAGCTGAAACGACTGTGTAACGACTGTGTAAATACTAATAAATTTAAGCATAATAAACCTGCCAGCCTGCCATGTCTAGGTGTGAGAGGGGCATCATAAATCCTGACAAGGAGGGGAAAATAGACTGTTTGCTATGAATTACAGTGGCAGTCAACGGGAAAATATAAACAATCTGAAATAGCATGGGGACATTCAAGGAAAGTTCTGCATGACCCCCCCTCCAATAATGCCAAATGTCTGGTATTTAACCTTTCACATTCATAGACTGATTGATTCATGAATGAAAAGGCACTCCAACCACACTAGTCATTGTGCGGATGTAAGGTCTTTGCTATTTTCATGGAAAGACAGTTGTGCTAATGACAGGAATATCCCTTGGAGTATAACTCATGAATGGAGGCTCCTTTCATGAACAGAGTGGTTTTCATGGTGTGGTGCAGATGGCAAAGTGGGGTGGCAATTTCAGCTTTGCTTCACAGGTCACAAATCAGCCTCTAAGGTCACATACAAGCATGCACAAGTAACAGACATGCACATAGACGTGCATATTCTCAAGCTCCATACAACCTCATTGCAAATGGGCATATACCCTACTGCCAAGCTCTGGATCCTCCTGGCCCTCCAGTTTGTCCTCCTGATATTGCTGCCTGTTCACCTGCCATCTCTCAGTGAGTAATGAGAGAGCATAGAAAAATCATTTTAATCATGATTGCACTCTCCTCCCTCCAAATTCTCTACTTAATAGACGAGATTAATAACC is a genomic window containing:
- the LOC117057874 gene encoding olfactory receptor 2AP1-like; this encodes MQRNLSEITEFILLGFGDLPHLHIFLFLVFLVIYILTIVFNIVMVFLIVTDHHLHTPMYFFLGNLSFLEAAYSSTTLPRMLTSLLTGDKTISVKGCHIQFFVVSFLVGTECYLLSVMSYDRFLAICKPLYYATLMNCRLCIQLASCSWMNSIVLVSICLVLMWQLRYCGSNEIDHFFCESLSLVKISCSDTSLVKYFILILAFVFSFPPFIWTLISYIYIIAAILKIPSTTGKQKAFSTCSSHVIVVSLFYGALIIVYVTPKTEAMRELSKVFSLLYTVLPPLINPLVYSLRNKDVKESFSKATGKILKAIL
- the LOC117057875 gene encoding olfactory receptor 10A7-like, which produces MQRNLSEITEFVLLGFGELHHLKIFLFLVFLVLYILTMAANILTILLIVTDQHLHTPMYFFLGNLSCLETFYSSTILPRVLVSLQKGEKTISMRGCITQMYFFAFLVSTECYLLSVMSYDRYLAICKPLHYENVMSRKLCILLAAGSWFNSIVFTSIFLGMFLKIQFCGPNEIDHFYCDSLPLLKLSCSHINLVKHVSVVFSFVFTLPPFLLTLASYIYIIVTILRIPSTTGRQKAFSTCSSHLIVVSIFYGALIIVYLIPQTKTMRYFNKIVSVLYTVLPPIANPLIYSLRNKDVKEALKRLLQKFRKGNL